In the Pseudomonas orientalis genome, one interval contains:
- a CDS encoding CinA family protein: MNEITQLAAELGRRLQVLNAHVTTAESCTGGGIAEAITRIPGSSAWFEAGYVTYSNRQKTRQLDVPQALFAKVGAVSQEVVEAMARGAQEKSLARFAVAVSGVAGPDGGSPDKPVGTVWLAFGVGDEVTAERAHFPGNRDEVRRQTVKAALEGLLRRAAAEIDNQG; this comes from the coding sequence GTGAACGAAATCACTCAACTGGCTGCTGAACTGGGGCGCCGTTTGCAGGTGCTCAACGCCCATGTCACCACCGCCGAGTCGTGCACCGGCGGCGGTATCGCTGAAGCCATTACGCGGATCCCGGGCAGTTCGGCGTGGTTCGAGGCGGGCTATGTCACCTATTCCAACCGGCAGAAAACCCGGCAATTGGATGTGCCGCAAGCGCTGTTTGCCAAAGTCGGCGCCGTCAGCCAGGAAGTGGTGGAGGCGATGGCGCGAGGGGCTCAGGAAAAAAGCCTGGCACGCTTTGCCGTGGCGGTCAGCGGCGTGGCGGGCCCGGACGGCGGTTCGCCGGACAAGCCGGTAGGCACGGTATGGCTGGCGTTTGGTGTGGGCGATGAGGTCACGGCCGAGCGTGCGCACTTTCCCGGCAACCGCGACGAGGTCCGTCGACAAACGGTAAAGGCCGCGCTGGAGGGCTTGTTGCGACGAGCTGCAGCAGAAATAGACAATCAGGGGTAG
- a CDS encoding TIGR00730 family Rossman fold protein yields the protein MPYESNASLLDLFEQNGTDLTQQVDAQLQLVTPNSPNIPLYRDMILTVLRMAQDDRDRWNAKITLRAIRELDHAFRVLEQFKGRRKVTVFGSARTPIESPLYALAREVGAALARSDLMVITGGGGGIMAAAHEGAGLEHSLGFNITLPFEQHANPTIDGTDNLLSFHFFFTRKLFFVKEADALILCPGGFGTLDEALEVLTLIQTGKSPLVPVVLLDAPGGGFWQGALDFIRSQLEANRYILPTDLKLIRLVYSAEEAVDEINRFYANFHSTRWLKREFVVRMNHPLSDQALAHLQDEFASLRLSGEFQQLAYTGQEHDDPRFSHLTRLVFNFNGRDQGRLRELVDYINLPENWVQPQGEVQQRGMPQPA from the coding sequence ATGCCTTATGAATCGAATGCCTCCCTGCTCGATCTTTTTGAACAAAACGGTACCGACCTCACACAGCAGGTTGACGCGCAACTCCAACTGGTCACGCCAAACAGCCCGAACATTCCCCTTTATCGCGACATGATTCTCACGGTCCTGCGCATGGCCCAGGACGACCGTGACCGCTGGAATGCCAAGATCACCCTGCGTGCGATCCGTGAGCTGGACCACGCTTTCCGCGTGCTCGAACAATTCAAAGGACGACGCAAGGTGACGGTGTTCGGTTCCGCACGCACGCCGATAGAAAGTCCCCTGTATGCATTGGCTCGAGAGGTCGGTGCGGCATTGGCACGTTCCGACCTGATGGTCATCACCGGCGGCGGCGGCGGCATCATGGCGGCGGCGCATGAAGGCGCGGGCCTGGAGCACAGCCTGGGGTTCAACATCACCCTGCCGTTTGAACAGCATGCCAATCCGACCATCGACGGCACCGATAACCTGCTGTCTTTCCACTTCTTCTTTACGCGCAAACTGTTCTTCGTCAAAGAAGCCGATGCACTGATTCTATGCCCGGGTGGCTTTGGCACCCTGGACGAAGCCCTGGAAGTCCTGACCCTGATCCAGACCGGCAAAAGCCCGCTGGTACCAGTAGTGCTGCTGGACGCTCCAGGCGGCGGGTTCTGGCAAGGCGCCCTGGACTTTATCCGCAGCCAGTTGGAGGCTAACCGCTACATCCTGCCGACCGACCTCAAGCTCATACGCCTGGTCTACAGCGCAGAAGAAGCCGTGGACGAGATCAACCGATTTTATGCCAACTTCCATTCAACCCGCTGGCTCAAGCGTGAATTCGTGGTGCGTATGAACCATCCGCTCAGTGATCAAGCCCTGGCCCATTTGCAGGATGAGTTTGCCAGCCTTCGACTGAGCGGAGAATTCCAGCAGCTTGCCTACACAGGCCAAGAACACGACGACCCCAGGTTCAGTCATTTGACGCGGCTGGTCTTCAACTTCAATGGCCGAGACCAGGGGCGTTTGCGCGAGTTGGTGGACTACATCAACTTGCCGGAAAATTGGGTGCAGCCTCAGGGTGAGGTGCAACAGCGAGGAATGCCACAGCCCGCGTGA
- a CDS encoding phage tail protein — protein MTDLTLAGSKGGASKPRPSVEAPDSLQSTAYARILDLVSEGEIVGLKNDKRSVFLDETPLANADGSLNFSGVTLDTRNGSQDQSHIPGFPAVENESPVSIELRSDQPWTKSYSNLQLSAVRIRLAVTRLSQTNTSNGDTNGYTVQYAIDLSTDGGAFTEVLAAAFSGKTTTKYERSHRVDLPAAKVGWALRVRRITPNSTSGTIADTTTVESSTEVIDAKLRYPGSALIGLQFDAAQFQSIPSRSFELRGRIIRVPSNYDPQTRTYSGVWDGTFKSAWTDNPAWIYYDLLLHQRYGLGHLLNAGQVDKWELYRIGQYCDQPVSDGKGGTEPRFTCNLYLSVRADALKVLQDLATTFRGMAYWGAGSVMAVADMPEDPVYTYANANVIGGQFIYGGSAKKTRYTVALVSWNDPTDFYRQKVQYVDDAEGIARYGIQQTEISATGCTSQAQAQRIGKWALLTNRLETESVTFAVGLDGTLARPGQIIRVADNDRAGRRIGGRLRAATLDTLTLDAEVTATAGDTITLVTPNGRVVSREVKSVSAAGADEQLVVLQTRLDELPPAQSIWAIDSATLALQQFRVLSISEDFSDDEIKYSLSAVKHVPSKFAAIDNGAKIDSPPITMIPPSVQAAPTGVTVTNDHFVEQGSAINVMTIDWQRAANAIAYEAYWRKNDGEWIYAGRTGGSSIEVSGIYAGRYVAKVRAINALDIGSLYSESVEAVLNGKTSLPPTVAALTTESLVFAIKVKWQIPQGVSTADLQRTEIWYGKTADLAMATKLGDYAYPQTDLTMMGLAAGASLFFWARLVDRTGNIGPWFPTGTGTNGQASSDASPILDLIAGKIGETELGKHLLDRIELIDGEGVGSVNERLDKTRKDLEGLVDQVTDALLFDSAKVYASGEFVRWGNHLYQAVASVPAGNAPPNATYWLDIGTLVQTTAALATQIQQNSAAIAQHGNDINAQAQQLNAVRVTVDDPLTGVSATANGLNAVKATVTTLDGKVTNTAERVDGISLQVNPSMQGDETEWQGSERQSVGVWSIQSAIIEGDLIQGLRTDVLEVKNTANLAAVQSERTARISADGVLGSRIDSVMAQADANKAAVQSEQTARINADGALGGRIDTTMAQTRANKAAVQSEQIARINADGALGSRIDTATAQTYANKAAVQDEIIARTSGDQALGQRIDTVQTTVGGHTLAIQTNSTAIQTVDGKVSANWSVRMQYDAGKGQYSYAGIGLGLENGPGGLESQFIISADRFAVGQKNQFPFVIQNGQTIIADAFIGNGTITNAKIGNYIQSNNYVAGSTGWRLFFDGTFEMNGVVPGQGRSTMTHRSMRFWDSNNVKRVQLGDLTE, from the coding sequence ATGACTGACCTCACTCTCGCTGGCAGCAAAGGCGGTGCGTCCAAACCCCGTCCCTCCGTGGAGGCGCCAGACAGCCTGCAAAGTACGGCCTATGCCCGTATCCTTGATCTCGTCAGCGAAGGCGAGATTGTCGGTTTGAAAAACGATAAACGCTCGGTGTTTCTCGACGAGACCCCGCTGGCCAACGCCGATGGCAGCCTCAACTTCAGTGGCGTGACCCTCGACACCCGCAATGGCAGCCAGGACCAGTCACATATCCCTGGCTTCCCAGCGGTGGAAAACGAAAGCCCGGTTTCCATCGAGCTGCGCAGCGATCAGCCCTGGACCAAGTCCTACTCCAACCTGCAATTGTCGGCAGTACGGATACGCCTGGCGGTCACGCGGCTGTCGCAGACCAACACCAGCAACGGCGACACCAACGGTTATACCGTGCAGTACGCCATCGACCTGTCCACCGACGGCGGTGCTTTTACAGAGGTGCTGGCGGCAGCGTTCAGTGGCAAAACCACCACCAAGTACGAACGTTCCCATCGCGTTGACTTGCCCGCTGCCAAAGTGGGCTGGGCTCTGCGAGTACGCCGGATCACACCCAACTCCACCAGTGGCACGATTGCCGATACCACCACCGTGGAGTCGTCCACCGAGGTGATTGACGCCAAGCTGCGCTACCCGGGTTCGGCGCTGATCGGCCTGCAGTTCGATGCCGCGCAGTTTCAGTCGATTCCCTCGCGCTCCTTCGAACTGCGCGGGCGCATCATCAGGGTGCCGAGTAATTACGACCCGCAAACCCGCACCTACAGCGGTGTATGGGACGGTACGTTCAAATCCGCCTGGACCGACAACCCGGCGTGGATCTACTACGACCTGCTGTTGCACCAACGCTATGGCCTGGGCCACCTGCTCAACGCCGGCCAAGTGGATAAGTGGGAGCTGTACCGCATCGGCCAGTACTGCGACCAGCCTGTGTCCGACGGCAAGGGCGGTACCGAACCGCGCTTCACCTGCAACTTGTATCTGTCGGTGCGTGCCGATGCACTGAAGGTGCTGCAAGACCTGGCGACCACCTTCCGGGGCATGGCCTATTGGGGGGCCGGTTCCGTGATGGCCGTGGCGGATATGCCGGAAGACCCGGTGTACACCTACGCCAACGCCAACGTCATCGGTGGGCAGTTCATCTACGGCGGCTCGGCGAAAAAGACCCGATACACCGTTGCCTTGGTCAGCTGGAATGACCCGACGGATTTCTATCGCCAGAAGGTGCAATACGTCGACGACGCCGAAGGCATTGCGCGCTACGGCATCCAGCAAACCGAAATCAGCGCCACCGGTTGCACCTCCCAGGCGCAAGCCCAGCGCATCGGCAAATGGGCATTGCTGACCAACCGCCTGGAAACCGAAAGCGTGACCTTCGCGGTCGGCCTCGACGGTACCCTGGCACGCCCCGGTCAGATCATCCGCGTGGCCGATAACGACCGCGCCGGCCGCCGCATAGGCGGGCGCCTGCGTGCTGCCACCCTCGACACCCTGACCCTGGATGCTGAAGTCACCGCCACTGCCGGCGACACCATCACCCTGGTGACGCCCAACGGCAGGGTTGTGTCCCGGGAGGTCAAGTCCGTAAGTGCCGCAGGCGCGGATGAGCAACTGGTAGTGCTGCAAACCAGGCTAGACGAACTGCCCCCGGCCCAATCGATCTGGGCTATCGATTCGGCGACCCTGGCTTTGCAACAGTTCCGCGTATTGTCGATTTCCGAAGACTTTTCGGATGACGAAATCAAATACAGCCTCAGCGCGGTCAAGCACGTACCGAGCAAATTTGCCGCCATCGACAACGGCGCGAAAATCGACAGCCCGCCGATCACTATGATCCCGCCGAGCGTGCAAGCGGCACCGACCGGCGTGACGGTCACCAATGACCATTTCGTTGAGCAAGGCAGTGCGATCAATGTCATGACCATCGACTGGCAGCGAGCGGCCAATGCCATTGCCTATGAGGCTTACTGGCGCAAGAACGACGGTGAATGGATCTACGCGGGTCGCACGGGTGGCAGTTCTATCGAGGTGTCCGGAATTTATGCCGGGCGCTATGTGGCCAAGGTGCGGGCGATCAACGCGCTGGATATCGGCTCGTTGTACAGCGAGTCGGTGGAGGCTGTGCTCAACGGCAAGACCTCCCTGCCACCTACTGTTGCTGCGCTGACGACGGAATCGTTGGTGTTTGCGATCAAGGTGAAGTGGCAGATTCCGCAGGGAGTGAGCACTGCGGATTTGCAGCGCACGGAGATCTGGTACGGGAAAACCGCTGATTTGGCGATGGCGACCAAGTTGGGGGATTACGCGTACCCGCAGACTGACTTGACCATGATGGGGCTTGCGGCGGGGGCGTCGTTGTTCTTCTGGGCGCGGTTGGTGGATCGCACGGGCAATATCGGGCCGTGGTTTCCGACAGGCACAGGGACTAATGGGCAGGCCAGTTCGGATGCTTCACCGATCCTGGATCTGATCGCAGGGAAGATTGGTGAAACGGAGTTGGGTAAGCACCTGTTAGATCGCATTGAGCTGATTGACGGTGAGGGCGTGGGCTCGGTCAATGAGCGCCTGGACAAGACGCGCAAGGATCTGGAAGGGCTGGTTGATCAGGTAACGGATGCGTTGCTGTTTGATTCGGCCAAGGTATATGCCAGTGGTGAGTTTGTACGGTGGGGCAATCACCTTTACCAGGCTGTTGCTTCGGTGCCTGCTGGAAATGCACCACCCAATGCAACGTATTGGTTGGATATCGGCACGCTTGTGCAAACCACTGCGGCACTGGCGACACAAATACAGCAGAACTCGGCGGCAATTGCTCAGCATGGCAACGACATTAACGCTCAGGCCCAGCAACTGAATGCTGTGAGGGTCACGGTTGATGATCCGCTCACGGGCGTAAGCGCTACAGCTAATGGGTTGAACGCTGTCAAGGCTACGGTGACCACACTGGATGGCAAGGTCACTAACACGGCAGAACGGGTAGATGGCATCTCCTTGCAGGTTAACCCTTCTATGCAAGGTGACGAAACTGAGTGGCAGGGGTCCGAGCGGCAGAGCGTCGGCGTCTGGTCGATTCAGTCGGCGATTATCGAGGGCGATCTGATCCAGGGGCTGCGCACGGACGTATTGGAGGTAAAAAATACTGCGAACTTGGCGGCTGTTCAGTCTGAACGGACTGCGCGTATTAGTGCCGACGGGGTATTGGGCAGCAGGATCGACAGCGTCATGGCGCAAGCCGATGCCAACAAGGCGGCTGTTCAGTCTGAGCAGACGGCTCGTATCAATGCTGATGGAGCACTGGGCGGCAGGATTGACACGACTATGGCGCAGACCCGCGCCAACAAGGCGGCTGTTCAGTCCGAGCAGATTGCCCGTATCAATGCCGATGGAGCGCTGGGTAGCAGAATTGATACTGCCACTGCACAAACCTACGCCAACAAAGCGGCTGTTCAGGACGAGATCATCGCACGAACAAGCGGCGACCAGGCTCTCGGTCAACGTATCGACACCGTCCAGACCACTGTAGGTGGTCACACATTGGCTATCCAGACCAACTCGACGGCCATTCAAACAGTTGACGGTAAGGTCTCGGCCAACTGGTCCGTGCGCATGCAGTACGACGCGGGCAAAGGGCAGTATTCCTATGCCGGTATCGGGCTTGGGTTGGAAAACGGGCCGGGTGGGTTGGAAAGTCAGTTCATCATCAGTGCTGATCGATTTGCGGTTGGCCAGAAAAACCAATTCCCATTCGTTATTCAGAACGGTCAAACGATTATTGCTGATGCGTTTATTGGGAATGGAACTATTACCAATGCCAAGATCGGTAATTATATTCAGTCCAATAATTATGTCGCCGGTAGTACCGGGTGGCGGCTGTTCTTTGACGGCACCTTCGAAATGAATGGCGTCGTACCAGGGCAGGGCCGCTCTACCATGACACATCGCTCTATGCGTTTTTGGGATAGTAATAACGTTAAGCGAGTTCAACTTGGAGATTTAACCGAATGA
- the recX gene encoding recombination regulator RecX, with translation MTVVLDTLVAVRRTAMDLLARREHGRVELTRKLRQRGAEPEMIETALDRLTEEGLLSESRYLESFVSYRARSGYGPARIREELSQRGLQRADIDLALRECSISWQSQLEETWRRKFAGHLPIDARERAKQGRFLSYRGFSMDMISRLLSGRDMDD, from the coding sequence ATGACTGTTGTACTGGATACACTTGTCGCCGTTCGGCGCACTGCAATGGACTTGCTTGCTCGCCGCGAGCATGGTCGAGTCGAGCTGACGCGTAAATTGCGTCAGCGCGGCGCAGAGCCTGAAATGATCGAAACAGCCCTTGACCGGTTGACGGAAGAGGGGCTGTTGTCGGAGTCCCGATACCTCGAAAGCTTTGTGTCCTACCGCGCGCGGTCCGGTTATGGCCCAGCGCGGATTCGCGAAGAGTTGAGCCAGCGTGGCCTGCAACGTGCCGATATCGACCTTGCTTTGCGCGAGTGCAGTATCAGTTGGCAGTCGCAGTTGGAAGAGACCTGGCGGCGCAAGTTTGCTGGGCATCTGCCGATTGATGCCAGGGAGCGTGCGAAACAGGGGCGTTTCCTGAGTTATCGCGGGTTTTCGATGGACATGATCAGTCGCTTGTTAAGCGGCCGGGACATGGACGACTGA
- a CDS encoding lysis system i-spanin subunit Rz, translating to MRWLGTLRWVGVCLLLALVWQVQAWRYGAQLERQAAGQALALSQQQQAAYEQQQAEQQKRLALERQLNISDQQHTQELNDAQRHQAALRERLATADVRLSVLLDATDTASCAPVPTSAATGGLVHATPRTRLDPAHAQRIIRITDDGDSALIALRACQAYVRAVAR from the coding sequence ATGCGTTGGCTAGGCACGTTGCGTTGGGTCGGCGTTTGCCTGCTGCTTGCACTGGTGTGGCAAGTACAGGCCTGGCGCTATGGCGCGCAGCTGGAGCGGCAGGCGGCCGGGCAGGCGCTGGCGCTCAGCCAGCAACAGCAGGCTGCCTACGAACAGCAACAGGCGGAACAGCAGAAACGCCTGGCTCTGGAACGACAACTTAATATCAGCGACCAACAACACACTCAGGAATTGAATGATGCCCAACGTCACCAAGCTGCTTTGCGCGAGCGCCTGGCCACTGCTGATGTGCGGCTGTCAGTCCTTCTCGACGCCACCGACACCGCCAGCTGCGCGCCAGTGCCAACCTCCGCCGCCACCGGCGGCCTGGTTCATGCAACCCCACGCACCCGACTTGACCCGGCGCATGCTCAACGAATTATCCGCATCACCGACGACGGCGACAGCGCCCTGATCGCCTTGCGCGCCTGCCAGGCCTATGTGCGGGCCGTCGCGCGTTAG
- the recA gene encoding recombinase RecA: MDDNKKKALAAALGQIERQFGKGAVMRMGDHDRQAIPAISTGSLGLDIALGIGGLPKGRIVEIYGPESSGKTTLTLSVIAQAQKMGATCAFVDAEHALDPEYAGKLGVNVDDLLVSQPDTGEQALEITDMLVRSNAIDVIVVDSVAALVPKAEIEGEMGDMHVGLQARLMSQALRKITGNIKNANCLVIFINQIRMKIGVMFGSPETTTGGNALKFYASVRLDIRRTGAVKEGDEVVGSETRVKVVKNKVAPPFRQAEFQILYGKGIYLNGEMIDLGVLHGFVEKSGAWYAYNGSKIGQGKANSAKFLADNPDIAATLEKQIRDKLLTPAPDVKAAANREPVDEMEEADTDI, encoded by the coding sequence ATGGACGACAACAAGAAGAAAGCCTTGGCTGCGGCCCTGGGTCAGATCGAACGTCAATTCGGCAAGGGTGCCGTAATGCGTATGGGCGATCACGACCGTCAGGCGATCCCGGCTATTTCCACTGGCTCTCTGGGTCTGGATATCGCGCTCGGCATTGGCGGCCTGCCAAAAGGCCGTATCGTTGAGATCTACGGGCCTGAATCTTCCGGTAAAACCACCCTGACCCTGTCGGTGATTGCCCAGGCTCAGAAAATGGGTGCCACGTGCGCGTTCGTCGATGCCGAGCACGCCCTGGATCCTGAATACGCCGGCAAGCTGGGTGTCAACGTTGACGACCTGCTGGTTTCGCAGCCGGACACCGGCGAGCAAGCCCTGGAAATCACCGACATGCTGGTGCGTTCCAACGCCATCGACGTGATCGTGGTCGACTCCGTGGCGGCGCTGGTACCGAAGGCAGAAATCGAAGGCGAAATGGGTGACATGCACGTGGGCCTGCAAGCCCGTCTGATGTCCCAGGCGCTGCGTAAAATCACCGGCAACATCAAGAACGCCAACTGCCTGGTGATCTTCATCAACCAGATCCGTATGAAAATCGGTGTGATGTTCGGCAGCCCGGAAACCACCACTGGTGGTAACGCGCTGAAGTTCTATGCTTCGGTCCGTCTGGATATCCGTCGTACCGGCGCGGTGAAGGAAGGTGACGAGGTTGTCGGTAGCGAAACCCGCGTTAAAGTCGTGAAGAACAAGGTGGCCCCGCCTTTCCGTCAGGCAGAGTTCCAGATTCTTTATGGCAAAGGCATCTACCTGAATGGCGAGATGATCGACCTGGGCGTGCTGCACGGCTTTGTCGAGAAATCTGGTGCCTGGTATGCCTATAACGGCAGCAAGATCGGTCAGGGCAAGGCCAACTCGGCCAAGTTCCTGGCGGATAACCCGGATATCGCCGCCACGCTTGAGAAGCAGATTCGCGACAAGCTGCTGACCCCGGCACCGGACGTCAAGGCCGCCGCGAACCGCGAGCCGGTTGACGAAATGGAAGAAGCCGACACTGACATCTGA
- a CDS encoding tRNA-uridine aminocarboxypropyltransferase, which produces MSHAVSRLRTQRLARAVRPFLNRGSRAERCAGCRVIPEYCLCAWRPTVQAKSAMCLLMHDVEPMKPSNTGWLIADVIDDTSAFAWSRTEVDPHLLTLLADTQWQPYIVFPGEFVAPERVVSAVSAEEDKRPLFILLDGTWSEARKMFRKSPYLEHLPVLSLAPEQLSRYKLRRSKRDDHFCTAEVAALCLELADDQVASEVLDAYLDVFSTHYLAAKFQLPLDETDVVHTRLAPYIPAV; this is translated from the coding sequence ATGAGCCATGCTGTCTCCCGCTTGCGTACCCAGCGTCTGGCCCGAGCCGTCAGGCCTTTCCTTAATCGGGGATCGCGTGCCGAGCGGTGTGCCGGTTGCCGAGTGATTCCCGAGTACTGCCTGTGCGCATGGCGACCAACGGTTCAAGCCAAATCGGCAATGTGCCTGTTGATGCACGATGTCGAACCGATGAAACCCAGCAACACCGGCTGGCTGATCGCCGATGTTATCGACGACACCAGCGCGTTCGCCTGGTCGCGGACCGAAGTCGACCCGCATCTGCTCACCTTGCTCGCCGATACGCAGTGGCAGCCGTACATCGTTTTCCCCGGCGAATTCGTGGCGCCTGAACGGGTTGTCAGCGCGGTCAGCGCAGAGGAGGACAAGCGCCCGCTGTTCATCCTGCTGGACGGCACGTGGAGCGAGGCGCGCAAGATGTTTCGCAAGAGTCCGTACCTGGAGCATTTGCCGGTGCTGAGCCTGGCGCCGGAGCAGCTGTCACGTTACAAGTTGCGCCGTTCCAAGCGTGATGATCATTTCTGCACTGCCGAGGTGGCTGCGCTGTGTCTGGAGTTGGCCGATGATCAGGTCGCCAGCGAAGTGCTGGACGCCTACCTCGATGTTTTCAGCACGCACTATCTGGCTGCGAAGTTTCAGTTGCCTCTGGATGAGACGGACGTTGTTCACACACGTTTGGCGCCCTATATCCCGGCGGTATGA
- a CDS encoding pyocin knob domain-containing protein, which translates to MARQEINLGTLPTGAGGDTTRSTGVKINAMTQELYSRVDALGTAATGTLTTSPDDHTPGRVVRVGDFGVGAYSGLAQTDIDTVRSPGTYYSISGLHTPTGQNGWLTVNEAGTGYTMQEYFVINDASKWVRVEIVGVWQPWQKILTDGPGLASTQQRLGLKSRAFQADGERLLGQNTTEAGRANGSLVSSLTIHTAMPYTESESPLIRCVGCINGYTSPFTLDLSWYYYQGSFSSGVALLNAASPAIGNVQGGSSLKVIVYRRPETGLMSIYIGFPGVVYLPRFAMYSIQTGILEVPAAFASNWLTEADIGPPTSDMNVGALNVITTLNTANCAKQADGSIKAI; encoded by the coding sequence ATGGCAAGACAAGAAATTAATTTAGGCACCCTTCCGACCGGCGCAGGAGGCGACACTACCCGAAGTACAGGTGTCAAGATCAACGCCATGACCCAGGAACTCTACAGTCGTGTTGATGCACTGGGTACTGCGGCAACGGGTACATTGACTACCAGCCCGGATGACCATACGCCGGGGCGTGTTGTACGGGTTGGGGATTTTGGAGTAGGCGCCTATAGCGGCCTTGCGCAAACGGACATAGATACCGTTCGTAGCCCGGGCACCTATTATTCAATATCCGGATTGCATACCCCCACAGGCCAAAACGGTTGGTTGACCGTCAATGAGGCTGGGACCGGCTATACCATGCAAGAGTACTTCGTCATCAACGACGCTTCCAAATGGGTTCGTGTGGAGATCGTGGGCGTTTGGCAACCCTGGCAGAAAATTCTCACCGACGGGCCGGGCCTGGCCTCCACCCAGCAACGGCTGGGTCTCAAGTCACGTGCCTTCCAGGCCGATGGTGAGCGGCTGCTGGGGCAGAACACTACGGAGGCGGGAAGGGCCAATGGTTCGCTGGTTTCCTCGCTCACAATCCACACCGCCATGCCCTATACCGAGAGCGAGTCGCCGTTGATTCGGTGTGTGGGCTGCATAAACGGCTACACGTCACCGTTTACGCTCGATCTATCCTGGTACTACTACCAAGGCTCATTCAGTTCCGGCGTTGCACTGTTGAATGCGGCATCTCCGGCCATCGGCAATGTGCAAGGCGGATCGTCGTTGAAAGTCATCGTGTATCGTCGTCCAGAGACGGGCCTGATGTCCATTTACATCGGGTTTCCCGGGGTGGTCTACCTGCCCAGGTTTGCGATGTACTCAATTCAGACCGGCATCCTTGAAGTGCCCGCAGCCTTTGCATCGAACTGGCTCACGGAGGCGGACATCGGGCCGCCTACCTCGGACATGAACGTAGGCGCGTTGAATGTCATCACCACTCTAAATACGGCCAACTGCGCGAAGCAGGCCGATGGCTCGATAAAGGCGATTTGA
- a CDS encoding glycoside hydrolase family 19 protein, translating into MTLTQLQQIFPRARSLAGVFISSLNLAMLNRQINSPQRAAAFLAQIGHESGQLHYVRELGSDQYLSKYDTGPLATRLGNTPEADGDGQKYRGRGLIQVTGRRNYLACSQALFGDERLLQQPQLLEQPQWACESAAWFWHSNGLNELADKDQFTTITRRINGGLNGLQARVQLWERAKAVLCVG; encoded by the coding sequence ATGACACTCACGCAACTTCAGCAAATCTTCCCACGCGCCCGCTCTCTAGCGGGCGTTTTCATATCCTCACTCAACCTGGCAATGCTGAATCGGCAAATCAACAGTCCCCAACGCGCCGCTGCCTTCTTGGCTCAGATCGGTCACGAGTCAGGTCAACTGCACTACGTCCGCGAACTGGGCAGCGATCAATACCTCAGCAAGTACGACACCGGCCCCCTCGCCACCCGCTTGGGCAATACCCCCGAGGCGGATGGCGATGGGCAGAAGTACCGGGGCAGGGGGCTGATCCAGGTCACGGGGCGGCGCAACTACCTGGCATGCAGCCAGGCGCTGTTTGGCGATGAGCGCCTGTTGCAACAGCCGCAATTGCTGGAACAACCGCAGTGGGCATGTGAGTCCGCCGCCTGGTTCTGGCACAGCAACGGCCTCAACGAGCTGGCGGATAAAGATCAATTCACCACCATTACCCGGCGTATCAACGGCGGCCTTAATGGCCTGCAGGCGCGCGTGCAATTGTGGGAGAGGGCGAAGGCGGTGCTATGCGTTGGCTAG
- a CDS encoding PA3611 family quorum-sensing-regulated virulence factor — MLRSMLRLVAPSVAIALALPMGAHAASLLEAQMNRKLQSVATESNKDLPREIDEKTLEVAYTVEGMQLIDHLSVLPDRAEQMRANPKAVYFQLGRSVCTNPGYRELMAKGAVMRYEITENKTNRPVASVKFVEADCPAPSKKKK; from the coding sequence ATGCTGCGTTCCATGCTGCGCCTCGTTGCCCCATCCGTCGCTATTGCGCTGGCCTTGCCCATGGGCGCCCACGCGGCCTCGCTGCTGGAGGCTCAAATGAACCGCAAGCTGCAAAGCGTCGCAACGGAAAGCAACAAGGACCTGCCCCGGGAAATCGATGAGAAAACCCTGGAAGTGGCCTACACCGTTGAAGGTATGCAACTGATCGATCATCTCAGCGTACTGCCGGACCGCGCCGAACAGATGCGTGCCAACCCCAAGGCGGTGTATTTCCAATTGGGCCGCAGTGTCTGCACCAACCCAGGCTACCGTGAGCTGATGGCGAAGGGCGCGGTCATGCGTTACGAAATCACCGAGAACAAGACCAACCGTCCTGTGGCATCGGTCAAGTTCGTCGAAGCCGACTGCCCGGCTCCGTCCAAGAAGAAAAAGTAA